The genomic segment GATGACGTCGACCGGTGGCATCGCGAGCGCTTTCTTGAAGCCCTCGTAGCCGCCGTCACGCAGGTAAGTTTCCAGCGACGCACTGTCTGGTTTCCCGACGCGTGCCAAAAGTGTTGGTTCAAAGGTGGGCATATGTGTCTCGGAAGAAGCATGCACGGTTCGTATCAGAATCGCCGTCGATTCTGGTCGCATCCGCTAGGCTTCCAACTCCTGAATTCGACTCTCACAAGGACTTCAAAAGTGCATCCGCCTTCTCGGGCGTGATGTTCATATGGGCTTCGTCATCGACCAGGATGCAGGGAGCGCCTTCGCAGGCACCCAGGCATTCGGCAAATTCCATCGTGATTTTTCCATCCGCGGACGTTTGCCCAGGATGCACATGCAACTTCTCGCACATGTGTTGCAGCAATTCTTCACCGCCGCGCAACATGCAACTGATGCTGCGGCAGACCCAGACGCGATGCTTTCCCAGCTTGTGCTTCTCGTCTTTGAAGAACTGGTAGAACGACATCGTGTCGTGGACTTCGGACGGGTGCAGTTCAAGCAGTTCCGCAATCTCACGGACAGCTTCGATCGAAACCGATCGCTGTGCGTCCTGCACCAAGTGCAGCGCTGGCAGGACGACGGCTCGCTTATTCGGGTACTTTGGGAATTGCGCCCGGATCTGGTCTCGCAATTCCTCGCTCAACACGCCCATCGTTTCTCTCACTTCACAACAAAACTTCAGTACTTTGCGCTGCGTCTGTCTTTTGCGCTGGTGGCCAGGGTGCCACGGAAATCTTCATGTCGTGGGCTGCGGCCCGGTTATCGATCCAACTCTGCGGCGATGATGTTCAAGCTCCCGAGAACCGCGACCACGTCGCTGAGCTGGTGGTTCTTGATGATCTGCGGGAACACCGAGAAGTGAACGTAGCTCGGGGGACGCGTTCGGGCGCGGTACGAACGCGGCGAACCATCGCCGACGATGTAGTAGCCCAGTTCCCCGTTTGGCGATTCGGTTGCCGCGTAGATTTCTTCTTTCGGAGTCGGGAAGCCGCGGTTTGGCATCATGACTTCGAAGTGCTGAATCAAACCCTCGATGCTGCGGTAAACGGACGGCTTGGCGGGAATGACGGCTTTGCTGCCGGCGTCAACGTTCACTGGGCCTTCGGGAATGTTCTCGATGCACTGCTCGATGATCTTGATGCTTTCGACCATTTCCTGCATTCGCACGAGATACCGTGCGTAGCAATCGCCGTCTTTCGCGGCGACGACTTTGAAGTCGAGGTCGGCATAGGCAAGGTAGGGCTCGTCCTTACGCAAGTCACGCAGCACACCACTGGCGCGGGCCAAGGGGCCTGTCACACCCATGTTGATGCAGTCTTCTGCGCTCAGATGGCCAATCCCTTTGACACGCTCGATGAAGATGCGGTTACGGGTGAGAAGGCGGTGCACTTCGGCATGGACGTCAGGGAAGCCTTTGACGAACGCCCGTACCTTGTCGACCCAGGCATTGTTGACATCAAACGCGACACCACCGACGCGAGTGTAGCTGGTGTGGAATCGCTGGCCCGAGGCGGTTTCAACGATGTCGTAGATGCGTTCACGCTGCTGGAAGAAATACAAGAACGCCGTGAAGCCGCCGAGGTCCAGTGCACAGGTTCCGGTGTTGAGCAGGTGATCCTGGATTCGCATCAGCTCGGCGAGAATTGTTCGCAGATACTTGCAGCGTGGAGTGATCTCGATCCCCAACAGCTTTTCGACGGCATGGTGCCACGAAATCTCGTTGTGCAGCGGCGAGATGTAGTTCATCCGGTCGACGATGGTGACGTACTGATTGAAGTCGAGGTGCTCACCCAGCTTTTCGAATCCTGAATGCAGGTATCCGATGTGGGGTACGGCATTGACGACCGTTTCACCGTCGAGCGTCAGGATCAGCCGCAACGTGGTGTGTGTGGCGGGGTGCTGCGGACCAAAGTTCAGCGTCCAGAGGTATTCCTTGTCTGGAGCGTCCATTTCGGCGAGATCAGATACTTCGAAAGGCATAATCGTCTCTTGGACGTGGAATTGTGATTGGAATCAGCTCGGCCGGGCGGTCAACGCGGCTCATCCATCGAAATCAAACGGAAATCAGCTTTCGGCGCGCGTCAGCACCGGGAAATTGTGTCGCTCGCCCAGTCCCTTGAGCGGATAGTCTTTTCGCAGCGGGTATGCGGTGAATTCATCGGGAGTCAGAATTCGTCGCAGATCGGGGTGTCCCGAGAACTTGATTCCGAACATGTCATAGACTTCACGTTCAAGCCAGTCGGCCGACTTCCACAGTGAATAGGCGGAAGGCAACACAGGGTCAGGATCGTTGACGTGTGTCTTCAGGATCAGCCGTTCGCCCCTCGTGGTGCTGACCAGGACGTAAACGACACCGAAGCGATCCTTGGCGCCTTCGTATTCGAGGTAGTCGACGGCGGTGACTTCCATCAACGTGTCGAACTGCAGGTCCTGCTTGAGATACGTCAGAATGTCGAGCAGATTCGCCGCTGGTACGGAAACGCGGTGATTGTCGCGAAACTGGCTGAAAGACAGTTCGGATTGCGGGAATCTGGATTTGAGAGAGTCTTCAGTGGGCATCGTGTGTCAACAGTCTTTTGAGCAAGAACACCGTTTTCGCAGTCCGCGTTCGTTGTGCACGAATCGCTTTCCGTGAGGTTGAACGATTCCGGGCGAAGATCGCTAGTTCAAGGCCACTAGCTTTTCGTTGGCCTCTCGAATTCGGATCAATTCGTCGAGGTCAAACGGAGTCGGCCCCATCGGTTGGGTCCGTTTACCGAATTCGGTCCCATTCAGCGTTCCACCATGCTTGATCTTGTCTTGCAAGGCGATGATCCCGGCCATCAATTGTTCAGGGCGGGGCGGGCAGCCTGGAACGTACAAATCGACCGGGATAAACCGATCGACGCCTTGAACCACTGCGTAGGTGTCGAAGACACCGCCAGTACAGGCACATGCACCCATGCTGATGCACCATTTCGGCTCGGGCATCTGCATCCAGATTCGCTGCAACACGGGCAACATTTTCATGGCTACGCGGCCAGCGACAATCATCAGGTCGCACTGGCGAGGACTGAATCGCATGACTTCCGCACCGAACCGCGCGAGGTCGAATCGTGACGACGCTGTCGCCATCAATTCGATTCCACAGCAGGCCGTGGCAAATGGCATGGGCCACAAACTATTCGCGCGTGCCCAACTGGCTGCTGCGTCCAGCGTGGTCATAAAAACATTATCAGGAACGTCTTTCATCGCCATTTAAAGACCCCTTTTCGCCAGGCATACACATACGCGATGGCGAGTGTGGCCATGAACACGAGCATGATTCCGAACACAGTGCCCCGTAATTCCACCGGAACGCCCAAATGAGTGGCGGCTGATGGGTCTTCGAGATATGCGGAAACAGCCCACGGATAAAGGAACAGCAGTTCCACGTCGAACACGAGGAACAGGATCGCTACCAGGTAAAATTTCACGTCAAAGGGCTGGCGGGCGTCACCAACGGGGTCCATCCCCGATTCATACGGCATCTGCTTGACAGCCGTTCTCTTACGGGGTCCCACAATATGAATGATGACCAGGTTCGTAATTACGAATCCGATCAGAACCCCGACAAACAGCAGTACGGGATACGAACTCTCCATGCGGTGTCAGCCTTTGAAACCTGAACAATTCGCCGTCAGCAGGATTGAAAACCATCTTCGTGATCGGTGGTCAATCTGCAACATTCACGCCACGTCCACTACCAAGCTCGGGATTCTAGGACCGGCTTCCACAAACTGCAACGCAACGTTGCGGGTCGGGGCGCCTGAACACCGGGGCCGTTTTTGAGTTCCTTTTCGGACTCAAGGGGTGTAAGTCGCCGGTCGGAATCATGAAAATAACGAGCTCGCAAGGCGTTCGGAAATCCGTCAGCTTGATTTGGTTTTTCCGAAACCTTGCCTCGGTCAAGAGATCCAACCAATTCAGGCCGCCCACTTGGCAAGACCTTCTTTTCTCAACGGCACACCAAGATAAAACGCGGCGATGTCTCGAATCGCGTTTTCGGCAGAGAATCCATCTTCGGCAAAACGAATGCTTTCTTCTCGCCACATTGCGTGTGGTGTCGGCCATGCGTTCGCAGTTTCGGCAAACATCTCTGCAAAGTCCGAAGGCTCAAAACGGTTCATCCAGCGGATCGCGCGGCACGGTCGAAGTTGATTGTACGACTCAAGGTCAGACAGGATTGGA from the Schlesneria paludicola DSM 18645 genome contains:
- a CDS encoding NADH-quinone oxidoreductase subunit C — encoded protein: MPTEDSLKSRFPQSELSFSQFRDNHRVSVPAANLLDILTYLKQDLQFDTLMEVTAVDYLEYEGAKDRFGVVYVLVSTTRGERLILKTHVNDPDPVLPSAYSLWKSADWLEREVYDMFGIKFSGHPDLRRILTPDEFTAYPLRKDYPLKGLGERHNFPVLTRAES
- a CDS encoding NADH-quinone oxidoreductase subunit NuoE family protein translates to MGVLSEELRDQIRAQFPKYPNKRAVVLPALHLVQDAQRSVSIEAVREIAELLELHPSEVHDTMSFYQFFKDEKHKLGKHRVWVCRSISCMLRGGEELLQHMCEKLHVHPGQTSADGKITMEFAECLGACEGAPCILVDDEAHMNITPEKADALLKSL
- a CDS encoding NADH-quinone oxidoreductase subunit A; this encodes MESSYPVLLFVGVLIGFVITNLVIIHIVGPRKRTAVKQMPYESGMDPVGDARQPFDVKFYLVAILFLVFDVELLFLYPWAVSAYLEDPSAATHLGVPVELRGTVFGIMLVFMATLAIAYVYAWRKGVFKWR
- the nuoD gene encoding NADH dehydrogenase (quinone) subunit D; translated protein: MPFEVSDLAEMDAPDKEYLWTLNFGPQHPATHTTLRLILTLDGETVVNAVPHIGYLHSGFEKLGEHLDFNQYVTIVDRMNYISPLHNEISWHHAVEKLLGIEITPRCKYLRTILAELMRIQDHLLNTGTCALDLGGFTAFLYFFQQRERIYDIVETASGQRFHTSYTRVGGVAFDVNNAWVDKVRAFVKGFPDVHAEVHRLLTRNRIFIERVKGIGHLSAEDCINMGVTGPLARASGVLRDLRKDEPYLAYADLDFKVVAAKDGDCYARYLVRMQEMVESIKIIEQCIENIPEGPVNVDAGSKAVIPAKPSVYRSIEGLIQHFEVMMPNRGFPTPKEEIYAATESPNGELGYYIVGDGSPRSYRARTRPPSYVHFSVFPQIIKNHQLSDVVAVLGSLNIIAAELDR
- a CDS encoding NADH-quinone oxidoreductase subunit B, with the translated sequence MAMKDVPDNVFMTTLDAAASWARANSLWPMPFATACCGIELMATASSRFDLARFGAEVMRFSPRQCDLMIVAGRVAMKMLPVLQRIWMQMPEPKWCISMGACACTGGVFDTYAVVQGVDRFIPVDLYVPGCPPRPEQLMAGIIALQDKIKHGGTLNGTEFGKRTQPMGPTPFDLDELIRIREANEKLVALN